One window of the Chryseobacterium sp. CY350 genome contains the following:
- a CDS encoding exopolysaccharide transport family protein — protein MIPGKDVSVDKSAAQKEKFGTFALFDIEHFLRKLLKNWYWFAFMFFIGYGISWFYAKYYAQNIYSSNLSLSISSSTASYFTPNQSINFIWGQGGNQDGVYLKKMLLSRSHNEFLVQELNLFVNYQTKGLIKSTYLDKDDSPVFLEVDKKHLQQVNYPITIIPKGGNSYEIVLPDEGESTNLYSYDYEGFQSINSFARPKNKTINVNEWYTTPNLRFRLIPNPIAKPIKFENVIVSLSTVNDTVNGIVSTVGVDFDKEINTIMIISKTGFNLNSTVNFLNKSVKELQKKRFIDKNTVDKNTEEYLKESLTSIRKQLDSSGNVLNYLKSSEKLYDIENRDEKSLEEIKKLETNKADILSKMTSLSNIRNSVETQSFDKMISPSAAGFDDGMFSASVTELKALYLKRRELATIYTQNSEPMKEINRLINDAKQNSSGSLRNIYNVYTDQLRKIDQQIGVANSDLSTYPEKQRKYLDAERGYNMIEATYNSLLTRQNDSKMRLATNQPDITVIDPAKNLGQGPIGPNVKGTKMAIIGGMLAFPFVLILIGGLLDSKIRNIKELLSATKIPLLGVIGNNTNENMLTVLDHPKSSVSEAFRGIRANMRFLASEDGKSKVILITSSVGGEGKTYVSINLASVLGLSDKKTILLGMDLRKPKIFGDFNIDNKNGISNYLTGEVTIDQIINKTKIPNLDVATAGPIPPNPSELLMSERNIKLIEELKTRYDFIIIDSPPVGLVADSYDLMKYSDANLYIVRHEYTEKYMLKMITEKYHNEEIKHLGFVYNDYIVKQGYGYGYGYGYGYGYGYGYFDEDKNYKEPFLIKIRNFVKAYLDRK, from the coding sequence ATGATTCCAGGAAAAGATGTATCGGTTGATAAAAGTGCAGCTCAAAAAGAAAAATTCGGAACTTTTGCTTTATTTGATATAGAACATTTTTTAAGAAAGCTCTTAAAAAATTGGTATTGGTTTGCATTCATGTTTTTCATTGGTTATGGAATCTCATGGTTTTATGCTAAATATTATGCGCAAAACATATATTCCTCCAATCTGTCTTTAAGCATTTCCAGCAGCACAGCAAGCTATTTTACTCCCAATCAATCTATTAATTTTATTTGGGGGCAAGGTGGTAATCAGGATGGGGTATACTTAAAAAAAATGCTCTTATCACGATCTCATAACGAGTTTTTGGTTCAGGAACTTAATCTATTTGTAAATTATCAGACGAAGGGCCTCATAAAGTCTACTTACCTCGATAAAGATGATTCTCCGGTTTTTCTTGAGGTTGATAAGAAGCATTTACAGCAAGTAAATTATCCAATCACAATAATTCCGAAAGGTGGCAATTCGTACGAAATTGTTTTGCCGGATGAAGGTGAGTCTACAAATCTATATTCATACGACTATGAGGGTTTTCAGAGTATTAACAGTTTTGCACGACCAAAAAACAAAACTATTAACGTAAATGAATGGTATACTACTCCCAACTTAAGATTTAGATTAATTCCGAATCCTATTGCTAAACCAATTAAGTTCGAAAATGTAATAGTTAGTTTATCTACAGTTAATGATACTGTAAATGGTATAGTTTCTACGGTGGGTGTAGATTTTGATAAAGAAATCAATACAATTATGATTATCTCCAAAACGGGTTTTAATCTTAATAGTACAGTCAACTTTTTGAATAAATCTGTTAAAGAATTACAGAAAAAAAGATTTATTGATAAAAATACGGTTGATAAAAATACAGAAGAATATCTGAAAGAAAGTCTTACAAGCATCAGAAAACAATTAGATTCTAGTGGAAATGTTCTTAATTATTTGAAATCTTCTGAAAAATTGTATGATATAGAAAACCGCGATGAAAAATCTTTAGAAGAAATCAAAAAACTGGAAACTAACAAAGCCGATATTTTGAGTAAAATGACTTCGCTGAGTAATATTCGAAACTCTGTGGAAACACAAAGTTTTGATAAGATGATCAGCCCATCTGCTGCAGGTTTTGATGATGGTATGTTTTCGGCTTCTGTTACAGAACTCAAGGCTTTATATTTAAAAAGAAGAGAGTTAGCTACAATCTACACTCAGAATTCTGAGCCAATGAAAGAGATCAACAGGCTCATTAATGATGCGAAGCAAAACTCTTCAGGTTCTTTACGAAATATCTATAATGTATATACAGATCAGCTTAGAAAAATCGATCAGCAAATCGGGGTAGCCAATTCAGATTTATCTACATACCCTGAAAAGCAAAGGAAATATCTCGATGCTGAGCGCGGATATAATATGATTGAGGCAACGTACAACAGTCTGCTTACCAGACAGAATGATAGTAAAATGAGATTGGCAACCAACCAACCCGACATTACTGTTATTGATCCTGCTAAGAATTTGGGACAAGGTCCGATAGGGCCTAATGTTAAAGGTACAAAAATGGCGATAATAGGAGGAATGCTTGCTTTTCCGTTTGTATTAATCTTAATTGGTGGCCTTTTAGACAGTAAAATAAGAAATATTAAAGAACTTCTGAGTGCTACAAAAATTCCGTTGCTTGGAGTAATAGGAAATAACACTAATGAAAATATGCTTACGGTTTTAGATCATCCAAAATCGTCTGTTTCGGAAGCTTTCAGAGGCATTAGGGCTAATATGAGATTCCTTGCAAGTGAAGATGGAAAAAGTAAAGTTATTTTGATTACATCATCTGTAGGTGGCGAAGGCAAGACGTATGTTTCTATCAACTTGGCTTCTGTATTGGGTTTAAGTGATAAAAAAACAATTTTGCTGGGAATGGATCTTAGGAAGCCTAAAATTTTTGGAGATTTTAATATTGATAATAAAAACGGTATTTCAAATTATCTTACGGGTGAGGTTACCATTGATCAGATTATCAACAAAACAAAGATTCCTAATCTTGATGTTGCAACGGCCGGACCGATTCCTCCAAACCCATCTGAGCTTTTGATGAGTGAAAGAAATATTAAATTGATTGAAGAACTGAAAACACGTTATGATTTTATTATTATAGATTCTCCACCAGTTGGTTTGGTTGCAGATTCTTATGATTTGATGAAATACTCAGACGCCAATTTGTATATCGTGCGTCATGAGTACACAGAAAAATACATGTTGAAAATGATCACTGAAAAATATCATAATGAAGAGATCAAACACCTTGGTTTTGTTTATAATGACTACATAGTGAAACAAGGTTATGGCTATGGATACGGTTACGGATACGGTTATGGATACGGTTATGGGTATTTTGATGAAGACAAAAATTATAAAGAACCGTTTTTAATTAAAATAAGGAATTTTGTAAAAGCATATCTTGACAGAAAATAA